The following DNA comes from Anaerostipes rhamnosivorans.
GATGCAGTCCGGCCTGGTGGAAACGGAGACCCCTATGATGTCCTCTGCCTCCAGAGCTTCCAGCACGTAAGCTTTAAAATCTTTCAGTGGCAGAAATGTGTTGGTATAATTCTGAAAGTAAGCTAAGAACTTCTTGGCCCCATACCGCTTCCCGATCTTTTGCTTTGTCTTCTCAAGCTGGTCCCTCACCGGCACTTTTTCGGACATGGCCTCAAAGCCTGTTCCCACACCGGCGCAGAAGCTGCAGCCTCTGCCCTCCATGCGGTTGGGACAGGTTACCGGAAGGTTCACCGGAAGCTTGTAGACTTTCTCGCCGAACCTCTTCTTCAAATGTGCCGAGTAAGTGTTGTAACGTTCCATCCTCTTAATTTTCCTTTTCCAGTACTTCCGTCATCGTGTGATAAAGAGTCTGTTTGCTGGATGCCTTTAATATCACAGAGATAAACTCGTCTCCGTCCTCATTCTTAGTCAGAATGATCAGACAGGAACCGGCTTCCCCTGTGGTACCTGTCTTTCCTCCCAGCATAAACACCTTGTGGGGAAGATTGTAATTGCCCAGCAGGTATTGGTTGGTGGTGGACATATCATATGCCTGGAGTTTGTTCTTTTGATTGGTATATTCAATGTTGCTGCTGGCCTTTCCTGCGATAGAAAGAAACTCATTGTGTTTTACTAATTCCTGGAAGATCAGGTACAGATCGTATGCAGTCGTATAATGGTTCTTTAAATGCAGTCCGTTGGGATTGGCAAAATGTGTGTTGGTAGCTCCTAATTCCTGTGCCCGTTTGTTCATCATCGCAATAAACTTTTTATCGCTGCCGGCCACTTTTCTTCCCAGCGCAATGGCCGTATCGTTGGCAGACATGACAATGAGACCGTTCAAAAGTGCCTCCACAGTAATCTTATCACCCTTTTTTAGGTGCATGCTCACCGCCGCCGGGTCATCAAATGTAATATCCTGATCGATGGTAACAACATCATCCAGATTACAGTTTTCCAATACGAGAAGAGCCGTCATAATCTTGGTGATACTGGCCGGATAAGCCTGTTCAAAGACTTTCTGTGCTGTTATCACTTCATTTGTCGTATTATTCACAAGAAGAGCCTCTTTGACTCCGGAATACTGCCGTACGTCGGCGTCTTCCCTGGACACGACACCCACATAAGCTCCCTTGGACTTCCAGTTATCGCCCAGGGTCTCTGACCTTAATTCATCATCCTGCCTGCTCAGATGGTCCTCATAAGTCACAGAAAGCTGTGTCACCGTATTGAGCGCACTGCACCCTGTCATCAGAACAAGGAAGGCTGTCATCCATATGCATAATATCCGTTTTTTCATTCTGTCCTCCTGATATCAGTTTGACGTAGTCAAATAGTTTCCTTACGCATTTGTGCGCATCCTGCAGAGCGTTTTTGTTCCATAGGGGATTCTATAGAAATCTCCTATGGGATGAAAAGAAAGACTGTCGGATGACAGCCTATTTGTACATTTCTCTCCAGTCCAGATCTCCCCGGTCCAAAGCCATGATCAGCGCTTCCGCCGTCGGCAGGTTAGTGGCGCACGGAATGTTGTGTTTGTCACAGAGGTTTAAGACATCATAGAATCCCTGAGTCCTCTGCTTATTGTCCGGATCCTGCAAAAAGATCAGCAAGTCAATCTCATTGTTCTGAATCAGTGCACCGATCTGATGCATGCCGCCAAAATGTCCCACCTGAAACTTATGGATGCTCAAATTTGTCACTTCCTCAATCACTTTTCCTGTAGTCGCCGTAGCATACAGCGTGTGCTTTCTTAAAATATCCTGATAAGCAATGCAGAGATTCTGCATCAACATTTTTTTCGCATCATGTGCAACTAATCCTACGTTCATAACGGTTCCTCCTAATACTTTTTACGTTGAAGATATATATTCAGCAGCAGGCCGATGGCAATGGAGGCCGACAAAAGCGAACTCAGACCATAGCTGATAAACGGCAGCGGAAGTCCTGTGTTGGGCAGGGTACCCGTGGCAACTCCGATATTGATAAATGACTGAAATCCCATATAAGCAGACACCCCGACAGCCACCATCTTGGCTGACGCATTATCTGCCTTCCTGGCCACATTCAAACACTGGGCTACCAAAAGTACCAGCAGTCCGATGACCACAAGGCATCCCACAAATCCAAATTCTTCTCCCACAACAGAGAAAATAAAGTCTGTCTGCCTCTCCGATACCAGATTCACATCACTGGCCGATACATCGGAGATAGTATTGGACCCAAATCCCTTGCCGAACAATCCACCAGATCCTATGGCCATGACAGAGTTAGCGGTCTGAAGGGCCGTGGAATCCGCATAGGCGGCTGGGTTTAAAAAAGACATGATCCTGGCCACCTGATGTGGCTCTAAAAGAATCTGCCCGGGCGTCTGGACATACCATATAAAGACTGCAAAAAGAGGAATCCCTATGATTAAAACCCTTAGGATCAGCTTAGAGCTGAGTCCTCCCACAAACACAATGGCAAGTATGATGAACACAATATCCAGTGTGGTGGACAGGTTCGGCTGTTTTAAGATCAGGTAAAGCGGCGGTGCACAAAGGAGCGCCAGCTTTCCTAATACTTTCGGCTCGTTCAGATCATCTTCGTGGCGGATGACAAAATCTGCGATCACAATGATCATCACAATCTTGCTGATCTCTGACGGCTGCAGAGTCCCGAGGGGACCTAATGAAAACCATCGTTTTGCGCCGTTGACATCTTTACCAAACAGCTTGACGCCGATCAACAACAGAAGATTGATGATATACAGCAGATTGGAGCTTCTAAGCCACGTCTGATAATCGATGAGAGAAACTACTGCCATGACCGCAAGACAGACCACCAGCCCTAGTCCCTGCTTCAAAACAAAGGACGGATTTGCGCTGTGGATAAAAATAATTCCTAATGTGGCCAGCACCAATACATTGAGAACCAGCTTTATATTGTAGTTTTGCAGTCGGTAGTTTCTAAGCATTTTATCACTCCATGTCTATTTTTTCTTTTTCATTTCACGGATCGGAATATTGGCAAATAATGCCGGTCCGGTGTGTTCTTCGTCATTCTGGGTAATCTGGATGTCCAATCCCTGGGCATCGATCTCCATATATTTTGAAATCACCTTGATAATATCATTTTTGATCAGTTCCATCGTTTCCGGAGAGCAGTTGGAGCGGTCGGAAACAAGCAGGAGCTTTAACCGGTCTTTGGCTTCATCCGCCGAATTTTTCTTTTTAAAAAAGCTGTCAAACAAACCCATTCTTCTACCCCTTCCCTATTTTTTGAATATACCGGCAAGTTTCTCGAAGAATGATTTGGTATCCAAATCCAAAAACGGTACTTCTTGTCCCATAACTCTCTTACAGATATTCGCATAAGCCTTTCCTGCTATACTGTCACTGCCCACGATAGGTTCTCCCTGGTTTGTGGAGACGACAATGTTCTCATCATCCGGCACAACTCCGATCAGTTCAATAGCCAGGATATCCAGCACATCATCCTTGGAAAGCATATCCCCTCTTTTTACCATATCCATACGGATCCTGTTGATGACCAGGTCGATCTTATGTATCTCATTTGCCTCCAAAAGCCCGATGATCCGGTCTGCATCACGGATCGCAGATACCTCCGGTGTAGTGACGATCAGGGCACGGTCAGCCCCTGCGATGGCGTTTTGGAATCCCTGTTCGATGCCCGCCGGACAGTCCAGAAGAATATAGTCAAACTCTTCTTTCAACTCATCCACAACTTTCTTCATCTGCTCAGGACTCACGGAAGACTTATCTCTTGTCTGTGCGGAAGGCAGCAGATAAAGATCCGGATACTTTTTATCTTTGATCATAGCCTGTTTGATTCTGCAGTTTCCCTCTACCACATCCACCAGGTTATATACGATCCTGTTTTCCAGTCCCATGACCACATCCAGGTTCCTAAGTCCGATGTCCGTATCGATCAGTACGACCTTTTTTCCTTCTTTGGCCAGTCCGGTTCCTACGTTCGCCGTTGTGGTTGTCTTTCCAACGCCGCCTTTTCCTGATGTGATTACGATTACTTCACTCATTGTTTTCTTCCTCCATTGTTTTAAGCTGTAATTTCATTCAGAAGTGATTTTGATATAGGTTCTATGTAAATATTATCATCTTCAACAAACGCGATCTTTGCTTCCTCTTCAGCGCCCTGCTTTGCCCGTTTTCCAAACCATTTTTTCTTTGCCGATTCTTCATCAGAAGATCTTGCAATATGGCTTCCGATCCGGATCTGCATGGGCTTCATCTCCAGTGCGGCGATAAACGCTTTTTCATTTCCGCCCACCCCTGCAAATACATAGCCTTTGACACACCCAAGTACCACAATATTCCCTTTTGCCCTTACAGTGGCGCCCGGGTTCACATCCCCTATGACCACCACACTGGCATCAGATTCAAGGCTCTGTCCTGACCTCAATGTCCCCTGGTAAAACTGTCCGAAGGACACTCCGCCGCTTTTTAAACGGGCTTCACTCTCTGACTCTTTCAGCCTGATGGACCTCTCCTCTATCACCTTTTTAAATTTGGTCTCCAAAACCTGGTCTCCTTCCATCACATATGCGATGGAAAGAGAGCTGTTTTGTGTTATCTTTTCCAGAACCCGTTCGGTTTCCTCCACGCTTAAAACCCTTCCCTCGATCTTTAGCACAACCTGGGTCTTCGTATTGAAAAATTTAGCGGCTTCCACAAACTTCTGCTCGATGATCGTGAGCAGTTCTTCAAATTCTATCTTGTCATCCAGGACAATCGTCAAACCAAAATTGTTTCCTTTCAACAATACTGGTTCTTTCATATATTTTCACCTCTCTTAATCAGATACGGAACCTGCCGCAGAAATTACCTTCTTGTCCTTCTTTAATTTCGCCTTCTCTTTATCATTTGCAAAATAATACTTATAGACATCCTTTGCCGCAGCAGCCGCATTGGATGAGGTATATCCATAAGGGATGACAGCAGTGACCGTGATCTCAGGATCTTCATACGGTCCAAACGATATAAACAACGCATGGTTCGGCCTCTTCTTATCTTCCTGGGCCGTTCCAGTCTTCCCTGCCACTTTTACATTCAGTCCTTTGAATATACTGGTCACAGCACCCTTCTTTCCGGATACGACCCGCCGCATTCCAGACCATACTGCATCCCAGTAAGAATCGTCATTCAAGGTGAGCTTACTCTTTTTCTTCACCCCATATTTTTTGACTGTTTTTCCTCCGGATGTTGTGACTTTATCTAAGATGCTCAGATCATATACCGTTCCCTTGTTGGAAAGGGTTGTCACATAATTGGATATCTGACTTGGTGTAAAACTGTTTGTTCCCTGTCCGATCGCAGAACGGACGGATGTCTCATCCGAAATATGCGGAGCCATTTCACTGAGCTCGATACCTGACTTTTTATTCAGGCCGATCTTTGTGGCGTATTTTTTCAGCGCCTCCAGACCCTTTTTGCTGCTGTAAGATCCGCCGGTCATTCCTAAATCATATCCTA
Coding sequences within:
- a CDS encoding D-alanyl-D-alanine carboxypeptidase family protein, producing the protein MKKRILCIWMTAFLVLMTGCSALNTVTQLSVTYEDHLSRQDDELRSETLGDNWKSKGAYVGVVSREDADVRQYSGVKEALLVNNTTNEVITAQKVFEQAYPASITKIMTALLVLENCNLDDVVTIDQDITFDDPAAVSMHLKKGDKITVEALLNGLIVMSANDTAIALGRKVAGSDKKFIAMMNKRAQELGATNTHFANPNGLHLKNHYTTAYDLYLIFQELVKHNEFLSIAGKASSNIEYTNQKNKLQAYDMSTTNQYLLGNYNLPHKVFMLGGKTGTTGEAGSCLIILTKNEDGDEFISVILKASSKQTLYHTMTEVLEKEN
- a CDS encoding methylglyoxal synthase; translation: MNVGLVAHDAKKMLMQNLCIAYQDILRKHTLYATATTGKVIEEVTNLSIHKFQVGHFGGMHQIGALIQNNEIDLLIFLQDPDNKQRTQGFYDVLNLCDKHNIPCATNLPTAEALIMALDRGDLDWREMYK
- a CDS encoding FtsW/RodA/SpoVE family cell cycle protein, with amino-acid sequence MLRNYRLQNYNIKLVLNVLVLATLGIIFIHSANPSFVLKQGLGLVVCLAVMAVVSLIDYQTWLRSSNLLYIINLLLLIGVKLFGKDVNGAKRWFSLGPLGTLQPSEISKIVMIIVIADFVIRHEDDLNEPKVLGKLALLCAPPLYLILKQPNLSTTLDIVFIILAIVFVGGLSSKLILRVLIIGIPLFAVFIWYVQTPGQILLEPHQVARIMSFLNPAAYADSTALQTANSVMAIGSGGLFGKGFGSNTISDVSASDVNLVSERQTDFIFSVVGEEFGFVGCLVVIGLLVLLVAQCLNVARKADNASAKMVAVGVSAYMGFQSFINIGVATGTLPNTGLPLPFISYGLSSLLSASIAIGLLLNIYLQRKKY
- the minE gene encoding cell division topological specificity factor MinE, with the protein product MGLFDSFFKKKNSADEAKDRLKLLLVSDRSNCSPETMELIKNDIIKVISKYMEIDAQGLDIQITQNDEEHTGPALFANIPIREMKKKK
- the minD gene encoding septum site-determining protein MinD, with translation MSEVIVITSGKGGVGKTTTTANVGTGLAKEGKKVVLIDTDIGLRNLDVVMGLENRIVYNLVDVVEGNCRIKQAMIKDKKYPDLYLLPSAQTRDKSSVSPEQMKKVVDELKEEFDYILLDCPAGIEQGFQNAIAGADRALIVTTPEVSAIRDADRIIGLLEANEIHKIDLVINRIRMDMVKRGDMLSKDDVLDILAIELIGVVPDDENIVVSTNQGEPIVGSDSIAGKAYANICKRVMGQEVPFLDLDTKSFFEKLAGIFKK
- the minC gene encoding septum site-determining protein MinC, which encodes MKEPVLLKGNNFGLTIVLDDKIEFEELLTIIEQKFVEAAKFFNTKTQVVLKIEGRVLSVEETERVLEKITQNSSLSIAYVMEGDQVLETKFKKVIEERSIRLKESESEARLKSGGVSFGQFYQGTLRSGQSLESDASVVVIGDVNPGATVRAKGNIVVLGCVKGYVFAGVGGNEKAFIAALEMKPMQIRIGSHIARSSDEESAKKKWFGKRAKQGAEEEAKIAFVEDDNIYIEPISKSLLNEITA